From a single Limibacillus sp. genomic region:
- a CDS encoding ABC transporter substrate-binding protein — MKKTLLAASLGVLASAALISVASAKTLVYCSEGSPEGFNPSLYTAGTTFDASSRQIYNRLVEFERGTTKIVPALAESWDVSDDGLTYTFNLRRGVKFQSTSDFTPSRDFNADDVIYSFERQRDPDHPYHMVSGGQYEYFQAMDMPGLIKEVKKVDDYTVQFILNRPEAPFIANMGMDFASVLSAEYADQMMKAGTPEKVDLNPVGTGPFQRVMYQKDAVIRYKAHPGYWKGKAPIDDLIFAITPDASVRWQKLQAGECHVMPYPNPADLEDMAAHDEINLMEQEGLNVGYLAFNTEKEPFTDKRVRQALNMAVNKQAIIDVVFQGAGKAAKNPIPPTIWSYNDDVQDYPYDPEKAKAMLAEAGVSGLKTNIWAMPVQRPYNPNAKRMAELIQADWAKVGVEAEIVSFEWGEYLKRSKDGEHETVLLGWTGDNGDPDNFLFVLLGCEAASGANRARWCYRPFDDLLVEAKQTADVAERTRLYEEAQVIFKEEAPWITIAHSVVFKPVRKEVKDFRIDPFGGHVFYGVDIE, encoded by the coding sequence TTGAAAAAAACCTTACTCGCCGCTTCGCTCGGCGTACTCGCCTCTGCCGCGCTGATCAGCGTCGCGTCGGCGAAAACTCTGGTCTACTGCTCCGAGGGCAGCCCCGAGGGCTTCAACCCCTCGCTCTACACCGCGGGCACGACCTTCGACGCCTCGTCGCGTCAGATCTATAACCGCCTTGTCGAGTTCGAGCGCGGCACCACCAAGATCGTGCCTGCGCTGGCGGAATCCTGGGACGTCTCCGACGACGGCCTGACCTACACCTTCAACCTGCGCCGCGGCGTCAAGTTCCAGTCGACCTCGGATTTCACCCCGTCGCGCGACTTCAACGCCGATGACGTGATCTACAGCTTCGAGCGTCAGCGCGATCCCGACCATCCCTACCACATGGTGTCGGGCGGTCAGTACGAGTACTTCCAGGCCATGGACATGCCCGGCCTGATCAAGGAAGTGAAGAAGGTCGACGACTACACCGTTCAGTTCATCCTGAACCGTCCGGAAGCGCCCTTCATCGCCAACATGGGCATGGACTTCGCCTCGGTCCTCTCGGCTGAGTACGCCGATCAGATGATGAAGGCGGGCACCCCGGAGAAGGTCGACCTGAACCCGGTCGGCACCGGCCCCTTCCAGCGCGTCATGTATCAGAAGGACGCGGTGATCCGCTACAAGGCCCACCCCGGTTACTGGAAGGGCAAGGCCCCGATCGACGACCTGATTTTCGCCATCACCCCCGACGCTTCCGTCCGCTGGCAGAAGCTCCAGGCCGGTGAGTGCCACGTCATGCCCTATCCGAATCCCGCGGATCTGGAGGACATGGCGGCGCATGACGAGATCAACCTGATGGAACAGGAAGGCCTCAACGTCGGCTATCTCGCCTTCAACACGGAAAAAGAGCCCTTCACGGACAAGCGCGTCCGTCAGGCGCTGAACATGGCCGTGAACAAGCAGGCGATCATCGACGTGGTGTTCCAGGGCGCCGGCAAGGCGGCCAAGAACCCCATCCCGCCGACGATCTGGTCCTACAACGATGACGTGCAGGACTACCCCTACGATCCGGAGAAGGCCAAGGCGATGCTGGCCGAGGCGGGCGTTTCCGGCCTCAAGACCAACATCTGGGCCATGCCCGTGCAGCGTCCCTACAACCCGAACGCCAAGCGCATGGCCGAGCTGATCCAGGCCGACTGGGCCAAGGTCGGCGTCGAGGCGGAGATCGTGTCCTTCGAGTGGGGCGAGTACCTGAAGCGCTCCAAGGACGGCGAGCACGAGACCGTGCTGCTGGGCTGGACCGGCGACAACGGCGATCCGGACAACTTCCTCTTCGTCCTTCTGGGCTGTGAGGCGGCGTCCGGGGCGAACCGCGCGCGCTGGTGCTATCGTCCCTTCGACGACCTGCTGGTCGAGGCCAAGCAGACCGCCGACGTGGCGGAGCGGACCCGTCTCTACGAGGAAGCTCAGGTGATCTTCAAGGAGGAAGCGCCTTGGATCACCATCGCCCACTCCGTGGTCTTCAAGCCGGTTCGTAAGGAGGTCAAGGACTTCCGGATCGATCCCTTCGGCGGCCACGTCTTCTATGGCGTCGACATCGAGTAG
- a CDS encoding ABC transporter permease subunit — protein sequence MAQASETAGGAAVKPVHPIAEFWFYFRENKGAVVGLGYLVFLVFVALFANVVAPHDPIEQYRDALQLPPFWVEGGRAEYLLGTDATGRDILSRIIHGSRYSLLIGFIVAGICLSSGIVLGLLAAFLKGVFDTIITRVMDIILAVPSLLLALVVVAIIGPGLENVMMAVAIVYIPHFVRLTRASAMSELSRDYVTASRVAGAGPLRVMFIVVLPNCMAPLIVQATLAFSTAILDAAALGFLGLGAQPPLPEWGSMLADSREFITSAWWIVTFPGLAILITVLAINLMGDGLRDALDPRLKRS from the coding sequence ATGGCGCAAGCGAGCGAAACCGCGGGCGGCGCCGCCGTCAAACCGGTCCACCCCATCGCCGAGTTCTGGTTTTACTTCCGCGAGAACAAGGGCGCGGTGGTCGGGCTTGGCTATCTGGTCTTTCTGGTCTTCGTCGCCCTCTTCGCGAACGTCGTGGCCCCTCACGATCCCATCGAGCAGTACCGCGACGCGCTTCAGCTGCCGCCCTTCTGGGTCGAAGGCGGTCGCGCGGAGTACCTGCTGGGCACCGACGCCACGGGCCGCGATATCCTCTCGCGCATCATCCACGGCTCGCGCTATTCGCTTTTGATCGGCTTCATCGTGGCCGGCATCTGTCTGAGCAGCGGGATCGTCCTGGGCCTGCTGGCCGCCTTCTTGAAGGGCGTATTCGACACCATCATCACGCGCGTCATGGACATCATCCTGGCCGTGCCCAGCCTGCTGCTGGCGCTGGTCGTGGTGGCGATCATCGGCCCGGGGCTGGAGAACGTGATGATGGCCGTCGCCATCGTCTACATCCCCCACTTCGTGCGCCTGACGCGCGCCTCGGCCATGAGCGAGCTGTCGCGAGACTACGTGACGGCCAGCCGGGTGGCGGGGGCGGGCCCGCTGCGGGTCATGTTCATCGTGGTGCTGCCCAACTGCATGGCGCCCCTGATCGTGCAGGCGACGCTGGCCTTCTCCACCGCGATCCTGGACGCCGCGGCGCTCGGCTTCCTGGGGCTTGGCGCCCAGCCGCCGCTGCCCGAATGGGGCTCTATGCTGGCCGACTCGCGAGAGTTCATCACAAGCGCCTGGTGGATCGTCACCTTCCCCGGCCTGGCGATCCTGATCACTGTGCTGGCGATCAATCTCATGGGCGACGGGCTGCGCGATGCGCTCGACCCGCGCCTGAAGCGCAGTTGA
- a CDS encoding ABC transporter permease subunit: protein MFRFLVSRLAMLVPTFLGVTVISFMLIRAIPGDPIELLSGERGMDPERHAELMKQFGFDRPLYEQYFSYLVGIFQGDLGNSITTKQPVLNEFLTLFPATLELSLFAIVFAIALGLPIGVLAAVRRGSAFDHSSMTFALAGYSMPIFWWGILLIMVSSTWLGLTPVSGRSDLIRFYYENVTGFMVIDAYLSGQDGAVLDALHHLVLPTIVLGTIPMAVIARQTRSAMMNVLNEDYVRTARAKGLSGWRVIGLHALRNALITVVTVIGLQVGVLLAGAILTETIFAWPGVGKWMVDSISRRDYPSVQGGLLLIATLVMVVNLIVDLLYGLINPRIRHAR, encoded by the coding sequence ATGTTCCGGTTTCTCGTCTCCCGACTGGCGATGCTCGTACCGACCTTCCTGGGCGTCACGGTCATCTCCTTCATGCTCATCCGGGCGATTCCCGGAGACCCCATCGAGCTGCTTTCGGGCGAGCGCGGCATGGATCCCGAACGGCATGCCGAACTGATGAAGCAGTTCGGTTTCGACCGGCCGCTCTACGAGCAGTATTTCAGCTATCTGGTCGGCATCTTCCAGGGCGACCTCGGCAATTCCATCACCACCAAGCAGCCGGTCCTGAACGAGTTCCTGACGCTGTTCCCGGCGACGCTGGAGCTCTCTCTCTTCGCCATCGTCTTCGCCATTGCGCTGGGCTTGCCCATCGGCGTGCTGGCCGCGGTGCGGCGGGGCTCGGCCTTCGACCACTCCTCCATGACCTTCGCGCTGGCCGGATACTCCATGCCGATCTTCTGGTGGGGCATCCTCTTGATCATGGTCTCCTCCACCTGGTTGGGCCTGACCCCGGTTTCCGGGCGCAGCGACCTGATCCGTTTCTATTACGAGAACGTCACCGGCTTCATGGTGATCGACGCCTATCTCTCCGGGCAGGACGGCGCGGTCCTGGATGCGCTGCATCACCTGGTCCTGCCGACCATCGTGCTTGGCACCATTCCCATGGCCGTGATCGCGCGGCAGACGCGCTCGGCCATGATGAACGTCCTGAACGAGGACTATGTCCGCACCGCGCGCGCCAAGGGACTGTCCGGCTGGCGCGTCATCGGTCTGCACGCGCTGAGGAATGCCTTGATCACCGTGGTCACGGTGATCGGTCTTCAGGTCGGCGTGCTGCTGGCCGGGGCGATCCTGACCGAGACGATCTTCGCCTGGCCGGGAGTCGGCAAGTGGATGGTCGATTCCATCAGCCGCCGCGACTACCCCTCGGTCCAGGGCGGGCTGCTGCTGATCGCCACGCTGGTCATGGTGGTCAATCTCATCGTGGACCTGCTCTACGGCCTCATTAACCCCAGAATCCGGCACGCGAGGTAG
- a CDS encoding ABC transporter ATP-binding protein, translating into MGEMILKARELARHYEVRKGFLAGSATLKALSSASFELETGRTLAVVGESGCGKSTLARLVTQIEPPTSGILEIDGEDVAGADKKTRERLREEVQIVFQDPYGSLNPRKKVGTILEEPLVINRKLSAAERREQAQEMLSLVGLRAEHYNRYPHMFSGGQRQRIAIARALMLRPRILVADEPVSALDVSVQAQVLNLLMDLQEKFDLAYLFISHDLSVVRHIADEVMVMYLGRVVEKGEKEAVFSQPTHPYTRALLASTPAVDPAHRHEKVPLKGELPSPLNPPSGCAFHRRCPFATERCSAERPELREIGGHLVACHHGEGVLDGTAAKKVEELA; encoded by the coding sequence ATGGGTGAGATGATCCTGAAGGCGCGGGAACTGGCCCGCCATTACGAGGTCCGCAAGGGCTTCCTCGCCGGTTCTGCCACCCTGAAGGCGCTCTCCAGCGCCAGCTTCGAGCTGGAGACCGGGCGCACCCTCGCCGTGGTCGGGGAGTCCGGCTGCGGCAAGTCGACCCTGGCGCGTCTCGTCACCCAGATCGAGCCGCCCACCTCGGGCATCCTGGAGATCGACGGCGAGGACGTGGCCGGCGCGGATAAGAAAACCCGTGAGCGTCTGCGCGAGGAAGTGCAGATCGTCTTCCAGGACCCCTACGGATCGCTCAACCCGCGCAAGAAGGTCGGTACGATCCTGGAAGAGCCGCTGGTCATCAACCGCAAGCTCTCGGCGGCCGAGCGGCGCGAGCAGGCGCAGGAGATGCTGTCCCTGGTCGGTCTCAGGGCCGAGCACTACAACCGCTATCCCCACATGTTCTCCGGCGGGCAGCGCCAGCGCATCGCCATTGCCCGCGCGCTGATGCTGCGCCCGCGCATCCTGGTCGCCGACGAGCCGGTCTCGGCCCTGGACGTCTCGGTCCAGGCGCAGGTGCTGAACCTTCTGATGGACCTTCAGGAGAAGTTCGATCTCGCCTACCTCTTCATCTCCCACGACCTGAGCGTGGTGCGCCACATCGCCGACGAGGTCATGGTGATGTACCTGGGCCGCGTGGTGGAAAAGGGGGAGAAGGAGGCGGTCTTCAGTCAGCCGACCCATCCCTACACCCGTGCGCTGCTTGCCTCGACCCCGGCGGTCGATCCCGCGCACCGCCACGAAAAGGTGCCGCTGAAGGGCGAGTTGCCTTCACCGCTCAACCCGCCTTCGGGCTGCGCCTTCCACCGCCGCTGCCCCTTCGCCACCGAACGCTGCTCCGCCGAGCGCCCCGAACTACGCGAGATCGGCGGCCACCTGGTCGCCTGCCACCACGGCGAAGGCGTACTGGACGGCACGGCGGCGAAGAAGGTGGAAGAGCTGGCGTGA
- a CDS encoding carboxymuconolactone decarboxylase family protein, giving the protein MDKERFETGLAQRKATLGAEYVEKNLAAADDFTRPFQEMMTEWCWGFGWGDESLDPKTRSLMNLTMIGALGKMHEWEIHCRGALRNGVTKEQIRAAIHVVAIYCGVPQSLECFRVARKVLEEAGEL; this is encoded by the coding sequence TCGAAACCGGCCTGGCCCAGCGCAAGGCGACCCTGGGCGCTGAGTACGTGGAAAAGAACCTGGCGGCGGCCGACGACTTCACCCGCCCCTTCCAGGAGATGATGACCGAGTGGTGCTGGGGCTTCGGCTGGGGCGACGAGTCCCTGGACCCCAAGACCCGCAGCCTGATGAACCTGACCATGATCGGTGCGCTCGGCAAGATGCATGAGTGGGAAATCCACTGCCGCGGCGCGCTCAGGAACGGCGTCACAAAGGAACAGATCCGCGCCGCCATCCACGTGGTCGCGATCTACTGCGGCGTGCCCCAGTCCCTGGAGTGCTTCCGGGTGGCCCGCAAGGTCCTGGAAGAAGCGGGCGAACTCTAA
- a CDS encoding ABC transporter ATP-binding protein — MALFEIRNLTVEFPTSAGPFKAVDGIDLTVNAGEVLGVVGESGSGKSVTMLAAMGLLPPIAKVSADRLTFDGKELLGLSAKARRNIVGKDLAMIFQEPMTSLNPCFTIGFQVGEAMKAHMGLSRKERRARTLDLLDLVGIPDPERRIDNFPHQMSGGMNQRVMIAMAISCDPKLLIADEPTTALDVTIQAQILDLLVRLQRERDMALVLITHDMAVVAETAQRISVMYAGQQMEEQSVERLFNRPSHPYTAALLDALPERAGDARRLPTIPGVVPGAGDRPKGCLFSPRCSHAIQRCREERPALSEHEIGKLRCFCPLNDMERADG, encoded by the coding sequence ATGGCGCTTTTCGAGATACGCAATCTGACGGTCGAGTTCCCGACCTCCGCCGGTCCCTTCAAGGCGGTGGACGGCATCGATCTGACCGTGAACGCCGGCGAGGTTCTGGGCGTGGTCGGCGAGTCCGGATCGGGCAAGTCGGTCACCATGCTGGCCGCCATGGGCTTGCTGCCGCCCATCGCGAAGGTCAGCGCCGACCGCCTGACCTTCGACGGCAAGGAACTTTTGGGGTTGAGCGCCAAGGCGCGGCGGAACATCGTCGGCAAGGACCTGGCGATGATCTTCCAGGAGCCCATGACCAGCCTCAATCCCTGCTTCACCATCGGCTTTCAGGTGGGCGAGGCCATGAAGGCGCACATGGGCCTCTCGCGCAAGGAGCGGCGGGCGCGCACGCTGGACCTTTTGGACCTGGTCGGCATTCCCGATCCCGAGCGCCGCATCGACAACTTCCCACACCAGATGTCGGGCGGCATGAACCAGCGCGTGATGATCGCCATGGCGATCTCCTGCGATCCCAAGCTGTTGATCGCCGACGAGCCGACGACGGCCCTGGACGTCACCATCCAGGCGCAGATCCTTGACCTGCTGGTGCGCCTGCAACGCGAGCGCGACATGGCGCTGGTTCTGATCACCCACGACATGGCGGTGGTGGCCGAGACGGCTCAGCGCATCTCGGTCATGTACGCCGGCCAGCAGATGGAGGAGCAGAGCGTGGAGCGGCTCTTCAACCGGCCGAGCCATCCCTACACCGCCGCCCTGCTGGACGCCCTGCCCGAACGCGCGGGCGACGCCCGCCGCCTGCCGACCATCCCGGGGGTCGTGCCCGGCGCGGGCGACCGGCCAAAGGGCTGCCTCTTCAGTCCCAGATGCAGTCACGCGATCCAACGCTGCCGGGAAGAGCGGCCCGCGCTCAGCGAGCACGAGATCGGCAAGCTGCGCTGCTTTTGCCCCCTGAACGACATGGAGCGGGCCGATGGGTGA